A genomic segment from Gadus morhua chromosome 4, gadMor3.0, whole genome shotgun sequence encodes:
- the LOC115542254 gene encoding sodium-coupled neutral amino acid transporter 4 has product MPGGLDRMELQKVSTEGDDDDSTNSLDDTYQEKASQFTAEVDDDDDRESHKFLANGMMDKKKRYEEEYHPGHTSFGMSVFNLSNAIMGSGILGLSFAMANTGIVLFSILLLGVAILSLYSVHLLLMTAKEGGSLIYEKLGERAFGWPGKMAAFVSITMQNIGAMSSYLFIVKYELPEVIRAFMGLEEISGAWYMNGNVLVVIVTIAIILPLSLLKNLGYLGYTSGFSLSCMVFFVCVLIYKKTQLPCPLPFFYDTPSNLSSNASGPLALHNASAPGLGFSPARGAPLHAPPSPEDVEEMCTPKYFVFNSQTAYTVPILAFAFVCHPEVLPIYSELKNRSRKQMQMVSNMSIAAMLVMYFLSALFGYLTFYENVEAELLHTFTRVYTSDTLLLLVRVAVLTAVTLTVPIVLFPVSTPADQSGLRPAPSLWLKRRGRRRSAIASELV; this is encoded by the exons ATGCCTGGGGGTCTGGACCGCATGGAGCTGCAGAAGGTCTCCACGGAGGGGGATGACGACGACAGCACCAACAGCCTGGATGACACCTACCAGGAGAAGGCCAG CCAGTTCACCGCTGAGgtggacgatgacgacgacagAGAGAGCCACAAGTTCCTGGCCAACGGGATGATGGACAAGAAGAAGAGATACGAGGAGGAATAC CACCCCGGACACACCTCCTTTGGGATGTCCGTCTTCAACCTGAGCAACGCCATTATGGGCAGCGGCATCCTGGGCCTGTCCTTCGCCATGGCCAACACCGGCATCGTGCTGTTCAG TATTCTCCTGTTGGGCGTGGctattctctccctctactcAGTGCATCTGCTGCTCATGACCGCCAAAGAAGGAG GATCCCTTATTTATGAAAAGCTGGGAGAGCGCGCCTTCGGATGGCCGGGGAAGATGGCCGCCTTCGTCTCCATCACGATGCAGAATATCGGAG CAATGTCCAGTTACCTCTTCATCGTGAAGTACGAGCTTCCGGAAGTGATCCGGGCCTTCATGGGCTTGGAGGAGATCTCCGG cGCATGGTACATGAATGGAAACGTCCTGGTCGTCATAGTGACCATCGCCATCATCCTACCACTGTCTCTCCTCAAGAACCTGG GTTACCTTGGTTACACCAGTGGCTTCTCTCTGTCCTGCATGGTGTTCTTCGTGTGCGTG ctGATCTACAAGAAGACCCAGCTGCCGTGCCCGCTGCCCTTCTTCTACGACACCCCCTCCAACCTCAGCTCCAACGCCTCCGGGCCCCTGGCCCTGCACAACGCCTCGGCCCCCGGCCTGGGCTTCTCCCCGGCCCGCGGGGCCCCCCTGCACGCCCCGCCCTCCCCGGAGGACGTGGAGGAGATGTGCACGCCCAAGTACTTTGTGTTCAACTCCCAG ACCGCGTACACCGTGCCCATCCTGGCTTTTGCCTTCGTGTGTCACCCAGAGGTGCTGCCCATCTACAGCGAGCTCAAAAA CCGCAGCAGGAAGCAGATGCAGATGGTCTCCAACATGTCCATCGCCGCCATGCTGGTCATGTACTTCCTGTCCGCGCTGTTCGGGTACCTGACCTTCTACG agaACGTAGAGGCGGAGCTGCTCCACACCTTCACCAGGGTGTACACCTCGGACACCCTACTGCTCCTCGTCCGAGTGGCCGTGCTCACCGCCGTCACGCTCACCGTGCCCATCGTGCTCTTCCCCGTGAGTACCCCTGCCGACCAATCAGGGCTCagacccgccccctccctctggctgaagaggagagggaggaggagatctGCGATTGCATCTGAATTGGTTTGA